TGCGACCGGCTGGAGCGTCGGCGCAACGGCACCCGGCCACCTCGATCGCCCGATTCGCCTCGTGAAATCCGCGAAGCCCGCTCCCCATTCGTTGCATTCGACGTGCTGCAGTGGCCGGCGCGAAACCCGATGGGTAGCTGGACCCGATGGCGTAGCCGGACCCTCGGCGGTACGAGTGGCTGAAGCCCTCGCCCGTGCCGCGCAGCGACCGGCCGCGGATCCGCCCCACGTCGCTCCGGAGTGTCCAGTTCGGAGGCCTCGCAGGGCGGATCCGCGTGCCTTCAGTTGCCCGGTGCTGGGGGCGGTTGGCGGGAGTTGGTGGCCAGTGTGCGGATTTCGGTGGCGACGGTGCCCCACGCGCATTCCGGGATTTCGTGGCCGACTTGCGGCAGGAGGACCAGGCGCGAGTTGTGGATCCGGGAGGCGATTGCCTTGCCTGCGCTGGGCTTGATGAGCGGGTCGTCCTCCCCGTGGAGGACGAGCGTGGGCCGGGTGACGGCGCTGATCGGTGGGCCGTGCCATTGGGCACCGATCTGGCGGCTCTGTGCCTGCTGGTCGTGGATGCCGCGGTCGGCGTTGCGCTCGGCCGCTTCCCGGGCGGCCGGCTCGTCGAAGGGGCGGCGGGGTGAGGCGAGGAGGCGGGAGACGGCAATGCCGGCCGCGACGGCCCCCTCGCGGGTGTCGGGGAACCTCAGGCGGGCGAACTTCGCCAGGGTCCTCATCCGTATGTACCGCATGGCCCGCAGCCCCGAGGTGTCACCGGGAACGGCGGCCATGGAGGTGAGGCTTCGGACGCGGCCCGGGTGCCGCAGCGCCACGCGTTGTGCGACGGCTCCACCGAGGGAGACGCCCAGCAGGTGTGCCGACCGCCACCCCAGCGCGTCCATGACGGCGACGGCATCATCTGCCATGTCCTCCGCCGTGTATGCCTCTTCACGCTTGGCGAAGAGTGCGGAGATGGGGTTGCGGGTGGGGGTGGCCGGCAGGTGGGTCGACTCGCCGCCGTCGCGCTGGTCGTACCGGGCCACGGCGAAGCCCTGCGCGGCCAGAATCCGGCACAGCCCGTCCGGAAACCACAGCCGGTTGGCGCCCAGCCCCGTGGCCAGCAGAAGCGGCTCACCGTCGGCCCCTTCGGTCAGCGCGTCGAAGGCCAGCCGCACCGCGCCGTTTTCAGCCCAGCGGACCGGGCCCCACAGGTGTTTCCGGGTTGGGGACACGTGAACCTCCCATAACTGTGACCAATAAACTGTGACCGGTAACTGCGACCGCTGTTCGCAGTTTAGAGTAGTGGAACGTCAG
This genomic stretch from Streptomyces nigrescens harbors:
- a CDS encoding alpha/beta fold hydrolase; the protein is MSPTRKHLWGPVRWAENGAVRLAFDALTEGADGEPLLLATGLGANRLWFPDGLCRILAAQGFAVARYDQRDGGESTHLPATPTRNPISALFAKREEAYTAEDMADDAVAVMDALGWRSAHLLGVSLGGAVAQRVALRHPGRVRSLTSMAAVPGDTSGLRAMRYIRMRTLAKFARLRFPDTREGAVAAGIAVSRLLASPRRPFDEPAAREAAERNADRGIHDQQAQSRQIGAQWHGPPISAVTRPTLVLHGEDDPLIKPSAGKAIASRIHNSRLVLLPQVGHEIPECAWGTVATEIRTLATNSRQPPPAPGN